A region of Anopheles merus strain MAF chromosome 2R, AmerM5.1, whole genome shotgun sequence DNA encodes the following proteins:
- the LOC121590567 gene encoding MICAL-like protein 2 isoform X4 produces the protein MANKAAFVGVPKRASCNRCSNPIFLAERISFGEKSYHRSCLKCARCGTQLTVGSFYETETDGEYCCETCPDEEIQLEQRRESSASPDGSSANVTGDGTPVAAAAASIGLPKNVRSSKLLDRISFFESAPLSDEEKSSNLERKARMSHFLKESLKTVEQDNDEPPDLPLTGPPSSVTNDSLNGKEEEDTDDSDSDNVDDVEDEFEKLVQDLDEPDLDISKPPLADPKSPPRADAIASESETTAQTDTIKPNEQEQQKVAEVVLQTEVVVEESVLETNSLEVQDKSEIATPVKVEDDSELTNNLPVEATVEAKEINPLAPPVTEQTTTMTESSDLTSEHTIKDVVEDKRTETKEQPSTEISNDDTPAAEVGVIVENGSVASVPVSESTTEHLDVPNENESTESLATPSEESKNATESTERSNSMVPNETVESAVSESKVPVSVNEEESTIPTDTPEACNKVDNDEGLPAVSTQEDGNEQEQYPSDLNPFGDEDDGEGREQIVELRKVPAGGKPVPTLRRVSTNPFGSEDEDEDVQQSPSSKPPRPPPPKVLQSPSSGGSSSKPVPANPFDEDDDDEPTDEPEIVPVSKPSPRRTPVPTPRKAHAYNDSISSLDNSLMSSSRLSSSNVSLTSSLESGPSSLIVPKRKKGKAPDIPLAVSGASTPIVSQQQQQMGVSSAVRTSVENLSNSSGSGTLTTPRKKRLAPAPPPVPNSSSTPKQSSTLQVREEGGLTRVPSQRLLSVDASLLSNNDRDMSETMSRGTSNESVVYRRTIVPLVLDDDGPESPVHLDGTTNTSGRQWEKMKDNKEAQNRNRQSQSSPTSEATSNSFGSPGGNLSILSNKSSQGKWKRRKGPAPALPMMAAPLPERKPIKMLPLKEIHQELQIIETQQQGLEKQGIVLETMIRERCEGVEADVDLDIRLQPNSKEVEDLLMQLFELVNEKNELFRRQAELMYLRRMHRLEQEQADLEYEIRLLMAQPERNKTDSDKEKEEALITRLVEIVQLRNEVVECLEMDRIREAEEDLSIKQSIEERAASQQSKHSKKDSSASSTTLPLTDAEKRDSSTKLSKKEKKKLKEAKKLVKSKKIDSEKDADETESNTTKEKKKKRKFLF, from the exons ATGGCAAACAAAGCGGCATTTGTGGGCGTTCCCAAGCGTGCTTCCTGCAACCGTTGTAGTAATCCAATCTTTCTGGCAGAACGTATCAGCTTCGGCGAGAAAAGTTACCATCGATCGTGTCTCAAGTGTGCCCGCTGCGGTACGCAACTGACCGTGGGAAGCTTTTACGAAACGGAAACGGATGGCGAGTACTGCTGCGAAACCTGCCCGGATGAGGAGATCCAGTTGGAGCAGCGTCGCGAATCGTCCGCTTCGCCCGACGGCAGTTCCGCGAACGTCACCGGCGATGGCAcaccggttgctgctgctgctgcatccatTGGTTTACCCAAGAACGTACGCAGTAGCAAGCTGCTCGATCGGATATCGTTCTTTGAGTCGGCACCGTTGAGCGACGAGGAGAAATCGTCCAATCTAGAGCGCAAGGCACGGATGAGCCATTTTCTGAAGGAATCGCTCAAAACGGTAGAGCAGGACAATGATGAACCTCCCGATTTACCACTTACGGggccaccaagttcggtaacGAATGACAGCTTGAACGggaaagaagaggaagacACGGACGACTCGGATTCGGATAATGTGGATGATGTGGAAGATGAGTTCGAAAAATTGGTACAGGATCTCGATGAACCGGACCTAGATATAAGTAAACCTCCGCTAGCAGATCCGAAGAGTCCACCGCGTGCTGATGCAATTGCTTCGGAATCTGAAACCACAGCACAGACAGATACCATCAAGCCTAATGAACAAGAACAGCAAAAAGTTGCTGAAGTAGTACTGCAAACGGAGGTCGTGGTAGAAGAATCTGTGTTGGAAACAAATTCTTTGGAGGTTCAAGATAAATCTGAAATAGCAACACCGGTGAAGGTAGAGGACGATTCGGAATTGACGAACAATCTTCCTGTAGAGGCAACTGTCGAGGCAAAGGAAATTAATCCGCTAGCTCCACCGGTTACGGAACAAACCACCACGATGACCGAAAGCAGTGATTTGACATCCGAACATACCATAAAGGACGTTGTTGAGGACAAGCGAACCGAGACGAAAGAACAGCCATCAACTGAGATCTCAAACGATGATACCCCTGCTGCAGAAGTTGGAGTGATAGTAGAAAATGGGTCGGTGGCATCAGTTCCTGTATCGGAATCTACTACCGAGCATTTGGATGTGCCTAACGAAAACGAAAGTACTGAATCGCTAGCTACACCCTCAGAAGAATCGAAGAATGCAACAGAAAGTACTGAAAGGAGCAATTCGATGGTGCCTAATGAAACCGTGGAAAGTGCGGTTTCTGAATCTAAAGTGCCTGTGTCAGTGAACGAAGAAGAGTCCACCATACCTACCGATACACCCGAAGCATGCAATAAGGTTGATAATGATGAAGGTTTACCTGCTGTCAGCACGCAAGAAGATGGAAATGAGCAAGAGCAGTATCCGTCCGATCTCAATCCTTTCGGTGACGAGGACGACGGAGAGGGAAGGGAACAAATCGTAGAGCTACGAAAAGTTCCAGCGGGCGGCAAGCCCGTTCCGACCTTGCGGCGCGTCAGCACAAATCCTTTCGGCAGCGAAGACGAAGACGAGGACGTCCAACAGTCTCCGTCATCGAAACCTCCGAGACCGCCACCACCGAAGGTGCTACAGTCGCCATCCTCTGGTGGTTCATCGTCGAAACCGGTCCCGGCGAATCCGttcgacgaggacgacgatgacgaacCGACGGACGAGCCGGAAATAGTGCCAGTATCCAAACCTTCCCCCCGCCGAACACCGGTACCGACGCCGAGAAAAGCACATGCCTACAACGACTCCATCAGTTCCTTGGACAATTCTCTAATGTCTAGTAGTCGGCTAAGCAGCTCGAATGTGTCACTAACGTCCAGTCTGGAGAGTGGCCCCTCGTCCCTGATCGTGCCGAAgcgcaaaaaaggaaaggcgCCCGACATTCCACTGGCCGTCTCCGGTGCATCCACGCCCATCGtatcccagcagcagcagcaaatgggaGTGTCTAGTGCGGTGAGAACATCGGTGGAAAATCTTTCCAACAGCAGCGGAAGTGGCACCCTGACAACTCCGCGCAAGAAACGCCTTGCACCGGCCCCTCCCCCAGTACCCAATTCATCGTCCACTCCGAAGCAATCGTCGACTCTGCAGGTTCGGGAGGAGGGTGGTTTAACACGCGTCCCCAGCCAACGTCTGCTTTCCGTGGATGCGAGTCTGTTAAGCAACAACGATCGTGACATGTCCGAAACGATGAGCCGAGGCACGAGCAACGAATCCGTCGTGTATCGTCGAACAATCGTACCGCTCGTACTGGACGATGACGGTCCCGAATCGCCAGTACACCTGGACGGCACCACAAACACCAGCGGGCGACAGtgggaaaaaatgaaagacaACAAGGAGGCACAAAACCGCAACCGGCAATCGCAAAGTTCACCCACTAGCGAGGCCACCAGCAATAGCTTCGGTAGTCCGGGGGGAAACCTTTCGATTCTGTCGAACAAATCCTCCCAGGGCAAGTGGAAACGGCGCAAGGGTCCGGCCCCGGCACTGCCGATGATGGCCGCTCCGCTGCCGGAACGGAAACCGATCAAAATGTTACCACTGAAGGAAATACACCAGGAGCTGCAGATTATCGAAACGCAGCAGCAGGGACTGGAAAAGCAGGGCATTGTGCTGGAGACGATGATACGGGAGCGGTGCGAGGGGGTGGAAGCGGATGTCGATCTCGATATCAGGTTGCAGCCAAACTCGAAGGAGGTGGAAGATCTGTTGATGCAGCTATTCGAACTGGTGAACGAAAAGAACGAACTGTTTCGACGGCAGGCCGAATTGATGTACTT ACGCCGCATGCACCGGCTGGAACAGGAGCAGGCAGATCTGGAGTACGAAATTCGGCTACTGATGGCACAGCCGGAAAGGAACAAAACGGACTCGgacaaagaaaaggaagaggCACTGATTACGCGCTTAGTGGAG ATCGTTCAGTTGCGAAATGAAGTCGTTGAATGTCTCGAGATGGATCGAATTCGTGAAGCGGAAGAAGATTTG TCGATTAAACAAAGCATTGAAGAGCGGGCCGCTAGCCAACAGTCAAAGCACAGTAAGAAAGACTCATCTGCCAGCTCCACTACACTACCGCTTACTGATGCAGAAAAGCGCGACTCCTCGACGAAGCTTTccaagaaagagaaaaaaaagctgaagGAAGCGAAAAAGTTGGTAAAGTCGAAAAAGATTGACTCGGAAAAG GATGCCGATGAGACGGAAAGCAACACaacaaaggaaaagaaaaagaaacgaaagttTCTTTTCTAA